The Impatiens glandulifera chromosome 3, dImpGla2.1, whole genome shotgun sequence genome contains a region encoding:
- the LOC124929949 gene encoding disease resistance protein RPM1-like codes for MVEIAITAALIITNKVLPYIIQVFKNHKNVVDGVDKIHLWLLRIQAYLCDTDADEASEQIKQEVRIAQDLANQIEDVLDEFMLLTYKEENSSISKIWNTAKARNPFHPLHQIPSKIASITNRMDALISFNQALLHVDISRGRVTGDPCSVSGTQRFHKEEEVVVGFERYKEDLIRHSIVGQRLETLAVVGPGGAGKTLLVKEVYKDKRVQRHFDILAWIQVSGTQILCSIITQFLVKREEVLPPANITEFVNKIKQQYRKDRWFIVLDHFRAVCHHEIILNALLSSDSRKSGSRIVMTTENTNLAKQFVCSDKYIHRLRELEWVDAWKLFCNKAFRGGKCPLELVDWSEMIVTKCGGLPFAIAHAGSLLSKKEQRPVEWKKVHDSLGSDSSLSITRRILLPSYMDLPHQLRPCLMYFSTFPEDYSIERERLVRLWVAEGYVEKTHHNSAEEEAGNCLKELIERNLVKVSKYDFDGRVKFCRVENLVHDFLRSRSREENFASVIGESTSVNNVLRRVSVHPHDGIPIQWEHFEDQLSTVRAAFLFDAQKRISQSDLGNKLISKFRLLKILDLRDAALDEFPKEIVELSLLQYLCLRRTNIEKIPKSIKKLYFLETLDLKQTRVKYLPKEMVKLVHLRHLLVYRYNVNGYVSFGSVQGVEFNKDILGSISNRLQKLSMVKVDKDGNTVKQLGALLELRKLGLLNVRGEDGNCLCESVQKMVNLSTLDLSSTTETEHLRLNSMQNPPPHLQRLYLKGKLEKVPIWISKLSDLLRIHLKWSGMSSDPLQILEELPNLMELQLAEAYTGDKLIFRAGKFKKLKLLQIEKLENLNTVVMQKRAMQELKKLVMINCRNLKMLPLGINYLAHLEPIVIYNMPEEFMACVKENGERHGRKPCFRYLL; via the coding sequence ATGGTAGAGATAGCAATCACTGCAGCTCTGATTATTACTAACAAAGTTCTTCCCTACATTATTCAAGTAttcaaaaatcataaaaatgtAGTAGACGGAGTTGATAAAATCCATTTATGGTTGCTTCGAATACAAGCCTACTTATGCGATACGGATGCAGATGAAGCCAGTGAGCAGATCAAACAAGAAGTTAGGATCGCTCAAGACCTGGCGAATCAAATTGAAGACGTGTTGGATGAATTCATGCTTCTCACTTACAAAGAAGAAAACTCATCAATATCTAAAATATGGAATACAGCCAAAGCCCGCAATCCATTTCATCCACTCCATCAAATACCTTCTAAGATAGCCAGCATCACAAATAGGATGGATGCTCTTATATCTTTCAATCAAGCTCTTCTCCATGTTGATATTAGTCGTGGGAGGGTAACAGGAGACCCATGCTCTGTTTCTGGCACGCAGAGGTTCCACAAGGAAGAAGAAGTAGTTGTAGGTTTTGAAAGGTATAAAGAAGACCTTATCAGACATTCCATAGTTGGCCAACGGTTAGAAACTCTAGCCGTGGTTGGCCCTGGTGGTGCTGGAAAAACCCTTCTTGTGAAAGAAGTTTACAAGGATAAAAGAGTTCAAAGACATTTCGATATACTTGCTTGGATTCAGGTATCCGGTACTCAAATTTTGTGCTCTATTATTACACAATTTCTTGTTAAGAGGGAGGAAGTCTTACCCCCTGCAAACATTACCGAATTtgttaacaaaatcaaacagCAGTACCGGAAAGATAGGTGGTTTATTGTTTTAGATCATTTTCGGGCTGTATGCCACCATGAGATCATTTTGAATGCGTTATTATCTAGCGATTCCCGGAAAAGTGGAAGTAGGATCGTGATGACTACTGAAAACACTAATTTGGCGAAGCAGTTTGTGTGTTCTGATAAATATATTCACAGATTGCGGGAATTGGAATGGGTTGATGCATGGAAACTGTTCTGCAATAAAGCTTTTCGCGGTGGGAAATGTCCGTTGGAGTTGGTTGATTGGTCGGAAATGATTGTTACGAAATGCGGAGGCCTACCGTTTGCAATTGCACACGCGGGCAGTTTACTATCAAAGAAAGAACAACGTCCAGTTGAATGGAAGAAAGTTCACGACAGTCTTGGATCTGATTCCTCGCTTTCAATTACGAGAAGAATATTGTTGCCAAGTTACATGGATTTGCCGCATCAACTCAGGCCTTGCTTAATGTATTTCAGCACTTTTCCGGAGGATTATTCTATCGAAAGGGAAAGGCTCGTCCGACTCTGGGTTGCCGAAGGATATGTTGAGAAAACTCATCATAATTCAGCAGAAGAGGAAGCTGGCAATTGTCTGAAAGAACTCATCGAGAGGAATTTAGTTAAAGTGAGTAAATATGATTTTGATGGTCGAGTAAAATTCTGTCGCGTAGAGAATCTTGTTCATGATTTCTTAAGATCCAGATCCCGTGAAGAGAACTTCGCCTCTGTTATTGGAGAATCAACTTCAGTCAACAATGTACTTCGACGCGTTTCTGTCCACCCTCATGACGGCATTCCCATTCAATGGGAACACTTTGAAGATCAACTGAGTACTGTCCGTGCTGCATTCTTGTTTGATGCCCAGAAAAGAATTTCCCAATCTGATTTAGGTAACAAATTAATCAGCAAATTCAGATTGCTGAAGATCTTAGATCTGCGAGATGCTGCTCTAGACGAATTTCCAAAAGAGATTGTTGAGCTCTCGCTTCTACAATACCTCTGTTTAAGGCGTACAAACATAGAGAAGATTCCCAAATCCATAAAAAAGCTATATTTCCTGGAAACGTTGGACCTGAAGCAAACCCGTGTTAAATATTTGCCAAAGGAGATGGTAAAACTTGTCCATCTCCGACATCTTCTGGTTTATCGCTACAATGTGAACGGTTATGTGTCATTCGGTTCAGTTCAGGGAGTAGAGTTTAATAAGGATATTCTTGGGTCCATCTCTAACAGACTACAGAAGTTGTCAATGGTGAAAGTTGACAAGGATGGGAACACGGTCAAACAGCTGGGAGCTTTGCTTGAGCTAAGAAAGCTAGGGTTGTTAAATGTTAGAGGAGAAGACGGAAATTGTCTATGCGAATCTGTTCAGAAGATGGTAAATCTCTCAACCCTCGATCTTAGTTCAACTACAGAAACAGAACATCTCCGTCTGAATAGTATGCAAAATCCTCCTCCTCATCTTCAACGTCTATATCTGAAAGGGAAGTTAGAAAAGGTACCCATTTGGATTTCAAAACTAAGCGATTTGTTGAGGATACACCTGAAGTGGTCGGGCATGAGCAGTGACCCGTTACAAATATTGGAGGAATTGCCGAATCTGATGGAGCTCCAACTTGCTGAAGCTTATACAGGGGATAAGTTGATTTTCAGAGCTGGAAAGTTCAAGAAGCTCAAGTTGTTGCAGATTGAGAAACTGGAAAATCTTAACACAGTGGTAATGCAGAAGAGAGCAATGCAGGAGCTTAAGAAACTAGTCATGATCAACTGTCGGAATTTAAAAATGCTTCCA
- the LOC124931782 gene encoding probable protein phosphatase 2C 12, translating into MTSKCEHQTVPLSILLKRELQSEKIERPDICHGQANHSKKGEDLTFVKTECQRLTGDDASTYSVFGLFDGHNGPAAAIYTKENLLNNVLAAIPPDLNRDEWVAALPRALVAGFVKTDKDFQEKAQTSGTTVTFVIIEGWFITVASVGDSRCVLESADGGIYYLSADHRLECNVEEVERVTASGGEVGRLNTGAGTEIGPLRCWPGGLCLSRSIGDMDVGEFIVPVPYVKQVKLSSTGGRLIISSDGVWDAISAETGFECCRGMPPDAAASQVVKEAVQVKGLRDDTTSIVIDITPHEKPNPLPPPKKHGKGVFKSMFRKKSTEVFSQQEKEYSEPDVVEELHEEGSANLSQRLDTKYPLCNMFKLFMCAVCQVEMKPGEGISIHAGSLNSENLRPWDGPFLCSSCQGKREAMEGKGASAEGRSSSGSD; encoded by the exons ATGACATCTAAGTGTGAGCATCAGACGGTCCCACTCTCGATATTGCTGAAGCGTGAATTGCAGAGTGAAAAGATCGAAAGGCCTGATATTTGTCATGGTCAGGCTAACCACAGCAAGAAAGGAGAGGATCTTACATTTGTCAAAACAGAATGTCAACGACTCACAGGAGATGATGCTTCTACCTATTCTGTTTTTGGG TTATTTGATGGCCACAATGGACCTGCAGCTGCTATTTACACTAAGGAGAATCTTCTAAACAATGTTTTGGCTGCAATTCCTCCAGATCTCAATAGAGATGAATGGGTAGCAGCACTGCCCAGGGCTTTGGTTGCTGGATTTGTAAAAACTGATAAAGATTTTCAAGAGAAAG CTCAAACTTCAGGAACAACTGTTACCTTTGTGATTATTGAAGGTTGGTTTATAACAGTTGCCTCTGTTGGTGATTCCCGATGCGTTCTTGAATCAGCAGATGGTGGAATATATTATCTGTCAGCGGATCATAGGCTCGAATGCAATGTAGAGGA AGTGGAGCGTGTTACTGCAAGTGGTGGAGAGGTTGGTCGACTTAATACTGGTGCCGGCACAGAG ATTGGCCCTTTAAGATGTTGGCCTGGTGGACTATGTCTTTCTCGTTCCATCGGAGACATGGATGTTGGGGAGTTCATTGTGCCTGTCCCTTATGTGAAGCAAGTAAAG CTGTCATCTACTGGTGGCAGGCTGATTATATCGAGCGACGGAGTTTGGGATGCTATTTCTGCAGAGACAGGCTTTGAATGTTGTCGTGGGATGCCACCAGATGCTGCAGCTTCCCAAGTTGTCAAA GAAGCGGTCCAAGTAAAAGGACTTCGAGACGACACAACTTCCATTGTGATTGATATAACACCTCATGAGAAACCTAACCCTCTGCCACCACCAAAGAAGCATGGCAAAGGAGTTTTCAAGTCCATGTTCAGAAAGAAATCAACAGAGGTGTTCTCACAACAGGAAAAAGAATATTCCGAGCCTGATGTTGTGGAGGAGTTGCATGAGGAAGGATCTGCCAATCTTTCACAAAg GTTGGATACAAAATACCCACTGTGTAACATGTTTAAGCTGTTTATGTGTGCGGTTTGCCAAGTAGAGATGAAACCTGGTGAAGGTATATCGATACATGCAGGTTCGTTGAATTCAGAGAATTTACGGCCTTGGGATGGCCCTTTTCTTTGTTCAAGCTGTCAGGGGAAAAGAGAAGCCATGGAAGGAAAAGGAGCATCTGCgg AGGGGAGATCCAGTAGTGGAAGTGACTAA
- the LOC124929112 gene encoding polyadenylate-binding protein 2-like, protein MAQIQPQSQPQPQQQANVSVSNGVATPATVAAGGGGTQFGTTSLYVGDLDMNVTDSQLYDLFNQVGQVVSVRVCRDLSTRFSLGYGYVNYSSASDAAKAIERLNFTPLGGKSIRIMHSHRDPSGRKSGTANIFIKNLDKAIDNKSLHDTFAPFGNILSCKIATDSSGNSKGYGFVQFESDEAAQKAIEQLNGMLLDDKQVYVGYFVRKQEREIVISQTKFNNVYVKNLSDVTTDEDLMKTFSEYGAITSAVVMRDGNGKSKCFGFVNFENPDDAAKSVDGLNGKTFEDKEWYVGKAQKKSERESELKARFEQTAKEVVEKFQALNLYVKNLDDSIDDEKLKDLFSEFGTITSCKVMQEPSGISRGSGFVAFSTAEEASRALVDMNGKMVVSKPLYVAVAQRKEDRRARLQAQFSQMRPVTMSPSLAPRMPMYPPGTPGLGQPFIYGQPPPTIIPSQGGFGYQQQLVPGMRPGGAPMPNFIFPFVHQGQYNQPRPGGRRGSGPMQQAQQPVPLMQQQMMPRGGGGRLYRYPPGRNVSDGSVGGGMVPVPYEMGGMLPPREAMNQPQQKQPIPITALASALANSTPEQQRLMLGENLYPQVEQLEQEHAAKVTGMLLEMDQTEVLHLLESPEALKAKVAEALDVLRNVQQQQQIGGGGGSGSPTIQMASLSLNDGLVSG, encoded by the exons ATGGCGCAGATTCAGCCTCAGTCTCAGCCTCAGCCTCAACAGCAGGCTAATGTATCTGTGTCAAACGGTGTTGCTACGCCGGCCACCGTTGCCGCCGGTGGAGGAGGAACCCAATTTGGAACGACGTCTCTCTATGTTGGTGATTTGGACATGAACGTTACGGATTCTCAGTTGTATGATCTGTTTAACCAGGTGGGTCAGGTTGTTTCGGTTAGGGTTTGCAGGGATTTGTCTACCCGATTTTCTCTCGGATATGGTTACGTCAACTACAGCAGCGCTTCCGATG CGGCAAAAGCAATTGAACGACTTAACTTCACTCCACTTGGTGGAAAATCTATCAGAATCATGCATTCCCATCGTGATCCTTCTGGACGCAAGAGTGGTACTGCTAATATATTCATAAAG AATTTGGACAAGGCTATTGACAACAAGTCATTGCATGATACCTTTGCCCCCTTTGGAAATATCCTATCTTGCAAGATAGCCACTGATTCTTCTGGAAACTCGAAGGGTTATGGTTTTGTGCAGTTTGAATCTGACGAAGCTGCCCAAAAAGCAATTGAGCAGTTAAATGGAATGCTACTGGATGACAAGCAAGTTTATGTGGGATATTTTGTTCGTAAACAGGAAAGAGAAATTGTTATAAGCCAGACAAAATTTAACAATGTTTATGTCAAGAATCTTTCTGATGTAACTACTGATGAAGATTTGATGAAAACATTTAGTGAGTATGGAGCTATCACTAGTGCAGTGGTGATGAGAGATGGGAATGGTAAATCAAAATGTTTTGGATTTGTTAACTTTGAGAATCCTGACGATGCTGCCAAGTCTGTTGATGGATTGAATGGGAAAACATTTGAAGATAAGGAGTGGTATGTTGGGAAAGCTCAGAAGAAATCTGAAAGGGAGTCCGAGCTCAAGGCTAGATTTGAGCAGACTGCCAAGGAAGTTGTTGAGAAATTCCAAGCACTGAATTTATATGTTAAGAATTTGGATGACAGCATTGATGATGAGAAATTGAAAGATTTGTTTTCTGAGTTTGGCACAATTACCTCTTGCAAG GTCATGCAAGAACCTAGTGGGATCAGCAGGGGTTCAGGCTTTGTTGCATTCTCTACTGCTGAGGAAGCATCTCGTGCT CTAGTAGATATGAATGGGAAAATGGTCGTAAGCAAACCACTCTATGTGGCTGTTGCCCAAAGGAAAGAGGATAGGCGAGCAAGGTTGCAG GCTCAGTTTTCTCAGATGCGTCCTGTTACAATGTCACCGTCTCTTGCTCCTAGAATGCCAATGTATCCTCCTGGCACTCCAGGACTTGGGCAGCCCTTCATATATGGGCAACCACCTCCTACCATTATCCCTTCACAG GGTGGTTTTGGATATCAACAACAACTGGTGCCTGGAATGAGGCCTGGTGGTGCTCCAATGCCAAACTTCATTTTCCCATTCGTCCATCAAGGTCAGTATAACCAGCCACGCCCTGGTGGCAGACGTGGATCTGGCCCTATGCAACAAGCACAGCAACCTGTTCCACTTATGCAGCAGCAG ATGATGccaagaggaggaggagggcGACTTTACAGGTACCCTCCAGGTCGCAATGTCTCAGATGGTTCGGTTGGTGGTGGTATGGTTCCTGTTCCTTATGAGATGGGTGGAATGCTTCCCCCTCGTGAAGCCATGAACCAGCCACAACAGAAACAGCCTATTCCAATTACTGCCTTGGCTAGTGCTCTTGCAAACTCAACTCCAGAACAACAGAGGCTG ATGCTGGGTGAAAATCTGTACCCTCAAGTGGAGCAGCTAGAACAAGAGCATGCTGCTAAAGTGACTGGAATGCTGCTGGAGATGGATCAAACGGAGGTGTTACATCTGCTTGAATCACCAGAAGCATTGAAAGCTAAAGTAGCTGAAGCTTTGGATGTTCTGAGAAATgttcagcagcagcagcagattGGCGGCGGTGGTGGCAGTGGTAGCCCTACTATCCAGATGGCATCCTTGTCTCTCAACGATGGTCTCGTCTCGGgttaa
- the LOC124930776 gene encoding F-box protein At1g47056-like has protein sequence MGQASSSLSTDGNQINTFNYRSTMSNRMEKGTSSEEECMEDFISNIPDECLASIFESLGSGDRIRCSLVCTRWLRIEGQSRHRLSLNAQADLLSMIPKMFSRFDSITKLALRCDRRSVSIGDETLVLISLRCRNLTRLKLRGCRELTDSGMAALSMNCKNLKKLSCGSCTFGAKGMNAVLENCSSLEELSVKRLRGLNGGALVEPIVPGVAGLSLKTLCLKELSDGLSFGPLIIGAVNLKTLKLFRCSGEWDKVFKLIPNQVTTITEIHLEKLQVSDVGLIALSNCPKLEFLHLVKTPECTNVGLSAIAENCKLLRKLHIDGWKMNRIRDDGLIAVAKHCPNLQELVLVGVNPTRLSLEPLATNCKNLERLALCGSESVGDPEISCIAEKCIALKKLCIKNCPVSDLGLEALAGGCPNLVKVKVKKCKLVTSKGVDGLRASRGSLTINLDIDDPEQAHQVASTSRNGGGENNVGRATVFTGQAGDANIASSSNGRASSFKVRFGFTKGSGLVACTLRRWSSFSSRNNNT, from the coding sequence ATGGGCCAGGCATCATCATCTCTTTCCACCGACGGCAACCAAATCAATACGTTTAATTACAGATCCACGATGTCGAATCGTATGGAGAAAGGGACTTCTTCCGAAGAAGAATGCATGGAGGATTTCATCTCTAACATTCCTGACGAATGTTTAGCTTCCATTTTTGAATCTCTCGGATCCGGCGACAGGATACGATGTTCCCTCGTCTGTACCAGATGGTTACGAATCGAGGGCCAGAGCCGCCATCGTCTCTCTCTCAACGCACAAGCGGATCTTCTATCAATGATTCCTAAAATGTTTTCTCGTTTCGATTCGATCACGAAACTCGCTCTGAGATGTGATCGGAGATCCGTTAGCATCGGTGACGAAACACTTGTACTCATATCTCTCCGTTGCCGGAATCTTACCCGTTTGAAGCTCCGAGGATGTCGTGAATTGACTGACTCCGGTATGGCTGCGCTCTCGATGAATTGTAAGAATCTGAAGAAGCTATCATGTGGATCGTGTACTTTTGGGGCGAAAGGTATGAACGCCGTTCTCGAAAATTGTTCTTCTTTGGAGGAATTATCCGTTAAACGCCTCCGAGGCCTTAACGGCGGAGCATTGGTTGAACCTATTGTGCCTGGCGTTGCTGGATTATCGCTGAAAACGTTATGTTTAAAGGAGCTCTCAGATGGGCTTAGCTTCGGGCCACTCATAATCGGTGCTGTTAATTTGAAAACCCTAAAGCTTTTTCGATGCTCTGGCGAATGGGATAAGGTATTCAAGTTGATTCCTAATCAAGTTACTACTATAACCGAAATTCATCTAGAGAAACTCCAAGTTAGCGATGTTGGTCTAATTGCTCTTTCGAATTGTCCAAAGCTTGAATTTCTCCACCTTGTGAAAACCCCAGAATGCACAAATGTAGGTCTTAGCGCTATTGCTGAAAACTGTAAGCTTTTGAGAAAGCTTCATATCGATGGGTGGAAAATGAATAGGATAAGAGATGATGGTCTTATTGCTGTAGCTAAACATTGCCCTAACCTTCAAGAACTAGTCCTAGTAGGTGTTAATCCTACCCGATTGAGTTTAGAACCATTAGCCACAAATTGCAAGAATCTCGAGAGGTTAGCATTGTGTGGAAGTGAATCTGTTGGCGACCCAGAAATCTCCTGCATTGCCGAGAAATGTATAGCATTAAAGAAACTATGCATTAAAAATTGCCCTGTATCGGATCTTGGCTTGGAAGCTTTAGCTGGTGGGTGCCCTAATTTGGTAAAAGTGAAGGTGAAGAAATGCAAACTTGTGACTTCTAAGGGCGTGGATGGGTTGAGAGCAAGCCGAGGATCACTAACCATAAATTTAGACATTGATGATCCTGAACAAGCTCATCAGGTTGCAAGTACTAGCCGGAATGGTGGTGGTGAGAATAACGTCGGAAGGGCTACTGTGTTTACTGGTCAAGCCGGGGATGCTAATATTGCATCAAGCAGTAATGGTAGGGCTAGTTCATTTAAGGTAAGATTTGGCTTCACTAAAGGTAGTGGATTGGTAGCCTGCACCTTGAGAAGGTGGTCAAGCTTTAGCAGCAGAAACAATAATACCTAA
- the LOC124929573 gene encoding pentatricopeptide repeat-containing protein At3g49170, chloroplastic, translating to MIGHFSSALAVVNFSPSSTKLPSHVQSSRNVNFESLKDRLIGFASVGHLRRAISTLDYMTSQGLTPDVVSYSFLLKSCIRTRHFDLGKLVHHKLSESGIELDSILLNSLISLYSKSGDWKTANSIFEEMGISKRRNMVSWSSMISCFSHNGLGLRAIQTFLDMIECGEYPNHFCFAAVIHACSNPDNAWIGKVIHGFVIKTGYLDADVCVGCALIDFYVKSGGDLDSARQVFDEMPERNPVTWTLLITRFAQFGYPKDALELFIEMLVNGFVPDVFTFSGVVSACSELKLLSFGRQVHSHVIKFGLVSDICVGCSLVDMYAKCSLDLDDSRKFFERMPNHNVMSWTAFITGCVQSGKHDKEALQIYSQMMINNQSLPNHFTFSSLLKACGNLSDPISGEQIHNQVVKFGFESVNCVGNSLISMYARSNKLEDARKAFDLLFEKNLISYNAILDGYTKSMDSSEASFGLFNELENKGIEVDAYTYASLLSGAATIGAVSRGEQIHARVIKEGLGSNRIISNALISMYSKCGNIDSALNVFQGGIESPNVISWTSIITGFAKHGLAERAIDMFENMVKTGVKPNEVTYVAVLSACSHVGFVDEGWKYFNSMMEEHGIKPRMEHYACMVDLLGRSGFLDEALRFIGSMPFEADTLVWRTLLGSCRIHGNANIGKHAAEMIFERDPNDTTAYVLLSNLYASVGRWSEVIEMRKKMKERNLVKEAGCSWIERDGRIHKFFVGDTFHPRAKEIYEEIESLGFKIKEMGYVANTNLVLHEEVEEELKEEYLFQHSERIAVAFGIISSKSDSKPIRVFKNLRVCDDCHVAMKYISIAAGREIVLRDSNRFHHFRNGVCSCNEYW from the coding sequence ATGATCGGCCATTTTTCCTCCGCCTTGGCCGTCGTCAATTTCTCTCCAAGCTCAACCAAACTGCCATCCCATGTCCAATCCTCAAGGAATGTCAACTTCGAATCACTCAAGGACCGTCTCATCGGCTTTGCCAGTGTGGGTCACCTTCGCCGCGCGATATCCACCCTCGATTACATGACAAGTCAAGGACTCACTCCTGACGTCGTCTCCTACTCTTTCCTTCTAAAATCATGCATCAGAACCCGTCATTTCGATCTCGGCAAGCTGGTTCATCATAAACTATCCGAATCAGGAATCGAACTCGACTCCATTCTACTTAACTCACTCATTAGCCTTTATTCAAAATCCGGCGACTGGAAAACAGCTAATTCAATCTTCGAGGAAATGGGTATTAGTAAAAGAAGAAACATGGTTTCATGGAGTTCAATGATCTCTTGTTTTTCCCATAACGGATTAGGTTTACGAGCAATTCAAACGTTTCTTGATATGATTGAATGTGGAGAATACCCAAATCATTTCTGCTTCGCCGCCGTGATTCACGCCTGCTCTAACCCTGACAACGCTTGGATTGGTAAGGTTATACATGGGTTCGTGATTAAAACAGGGTATCTCGATGCCGACGTTTGCGTTGGATGTGCTTTGATTGATTTCTATGTGAAAAGCGGTGGCGATTTAGATTCCGCACGTCAAGTGTTCGACGAAATGCCTGAAAGAAATCCGGTAACTTGGACTTTGCTTATAACTAGATTTGCTCAATTTGGATACCCTAAAGATGCTTTAGAATTATTCATTGAAATGTTAGTGAATGGTTTCGTCCCCGATGTGTTTACATTTAGCGGCGTTGTTTCCGCTTGCTCTGAATTGAAGCTTTTGTCATTTGGACGACAAGTTCATTCTCATGTGATTAAGTTTGGTTTAGTTTCAGATATCTGCGTTGGCTGCAGCTTAGTTGATATGTATGCAAAAtgttctttggatttggatGATTCTAGAAAGTTCTTCGAACGTATGCCAAACCATAACGTAATGTCATGGACTGCCTTCATTACTGGATGTGTGCAAAGTGGAAAACATGATAAAGAAGCACTTCAAATCTACAGCCAGATGATGATCAACAATCAGTCTTTACCGAATCACTTCACATTCTCCAGCCTTCTGAAAGCTTGTGGAAATCTCTCCGACCCAATATCCGGCGAACAGATTCACAATCAAGTAGTGAAATTTGGTTTTGAATCGGTCAATTGCGTTGGAAATTCGCTCATATCCATGTACGCTCGATCTAATAAATTGGAAGATGCGAGAAAGGCGTTTGATTTGTTATTCGAAAAGAACTTGATCTCTTACAATGCCATACTCGACGGTTACACGAAGAGTATGGATTCTAGCGAAGCCTCGTTTGGATTGTTTAACGAACTCGAAAATAAGGGGATTGAAGTCGATGCTTACACGTACGCGAGTCTTCTTAGCGGAGCTGCGACGATAGGTGCGGTTAGTCGAGGCGAGCAAATTCATGCCCGGGTAATAAAAGAAGGATTAGGATCGAACCGGATCATATCCAACGCTCTAATATCGATGTACTCAAAATGTGGGAATATCGATTCGGCGTTAAATGTTTTCCAAGGTGGGATCGAGAGTCCCAACGTTATCTCGTGGACATCCATCATTACAGGTTTCGCTAAACATGGATTAGCGGAAAGAGCTATAGACATGTTTGAAAATATGGTTAAGACGGGTGTGAAACCAAACGAGGTAACTTACGTAGCCGTTCTATCGGCTTGTAGCCATGTTGGTTTTGTTGACGAAGGATGGAAGTACTTCAATTCGATGATGGAAGAACACGGGATTAAACCGAGGATGGAGCATTACGCTTGTATGGTGGATTTATTAGGTCGATCGGGTTTTCTCGACGAAGCGCTTAGGTTTATCGGCTCGATGCCTTTTGAGGCCGACACATTGGTTTGGCGTACATTGCTCGGATCGTGTCGGATTCACGGAAACGCAAACATAGGAAAACACGCAGCCGAGATGATCTTCGAGCGGGACCCAAACGATACGACTGCATACGTTTTGTTATCGAATTTATACGCTTCCGTCGGTCGGTGGAGCGAAGTTATCgaaatgagaaagaaaatgaaggagAGGAATTTGGTTAAAGAAGCGGGATGTAGTTGGATCGAGAGAGACGGGAGGATTCATAAGTTCTTCGTGGGCGATACGTTTCATCCTAGGGCAAAAGAGATTTACGAAGAAATTGaaagtttagggtttaagattaAGGAAATGGGTTATGTGGCAAATACCAATCTTGTTCTTCAtgaggaggtggaggaggaaTTGAAAGAGGAGTATTTGTTTCAACATAGCGAGAGGATAGCGGTTGCTTTCGGAATCATTAGTAGTAAAAGTGATTCAAAACCGATTAGAGTGTTTAAGAATCTTCGAGTATGTGATGATTGTCATGTCGCGATGAAATACATTTCGATTGCAGCGGGAAGAGAGATAGTCCTTAGGGACTCAAATAGGTTTCATCATTTTAGAAATGGGGTATGTTCTTGCAATGAATATTGGTAA